One segment of Phalacrocorax carbo chromosome 24, bPhaCar2.1, whole genome shotgun sequence DNA contains the following:
- the AAK1 gene encoding AP2-associated protein kinase 1 isoform X8 has product MKKFFDSRREQGGSGPGSGTSGGGGGSGGPGSGYIGRVFSIGRYQVTVDEVLAEGGFAIVFLVRTNNGMKCALKRMYVNNEYDLQVCKREIQIMRDLSGHKNIVGYIDSSINSVSSGDVWEVLILMDFCRGGQVVNLMNQRLQTGFTENEVLQIFCDTCEAVARLHQCKTPIIHRDLKVENILLHDRGHYVLCDFGSATNKFQNPQTEGVNAVEEEIKKYTTLSYRAPEMVNLYSGKLITTKADIWALGCLLYKLCYFTLPFGESQVAICDGNFTIPDNSRHSQDMHCLIRYMLEPDPDKRPDIYQVSYFAFKLAKKECPVQNVQNSPIPAKLPDPVKASEAAAKKSQPKARLTDPIPTTETSIAPRQRPKAGQTQPNPGILPIQPALTPRKRPTAQAAIQPQVAGPGALGSGQPSLPASVPQQKAAPQQAPAQPQAKQALAPQQASQAQPQVPSTQPQATPQHQQQLFLKQQLLQQQQQQQAAYYQQQQMMQAQQFPVMQQGAPAQQQLMQNYYQQQQQQQQMMAQQAAMQQKTAAAAVQQKQQAPAPPQPQAQQGAAQPAPPQEQVMQAQMRQQQKPQTTPPPAVQGQKLGSLTPPSSPKTQRAGHRRILSDVTHSAVFGVPASKSTQLLQAAAAEASLNKSKSASTTPSGSPRTSQQNVYNPPDVSTWNPFDDDNFSKLTAEELLNKDFAKLGDGKAPEKMGSSTENLIPGFQPASSAAQGDAFGGSSFTAGPAEKTKDILSLDTSPPLLTVPDPFIPLPLSDTPVDIRRKELCCVLC; this is encoded by the exons GTGGATTTGCGATAGTGTTTCTTGTGAGGACTAACAATGGGATGAAATGTGCCCTGAAGCGGATGTACGTCAATAATGAGTATGACTTGCAAGTCTGCAAAAGAGAAATCCAAATCATG CGGGACCTATCTGGCCACAAGAACATTGTTGGATACATTGATTCCAGTATAAACTCAGTAAGCAGTGGTGATGTGTGGGAAGTGCTGATACTAATGGACTTCTGTCGAG GAGGTCAAGTGGTGAACCTCATGAACCAACGCCTGCAGACGGGGTTCACGGAGAACGAGGTCCTGCAGATCTTCTGCGACACCTGCGAAGCCGTAGCCAGGTTGCATCAGTGCAAAACGCCAATAATCCACAGGGATTTGAAG GTTGAAAACATCCTGCTTCACGATCGTGGTCACTATGTCCTGTGTGACTTTGGAAGTGCTACTAACAAATTCCAGAACCCTCAAACAGAAGGGGTGAATGCGGTAGAGGAGGAGATCAAAAA GTACACTACATTATCCTACAGAGCACCAGAAATGGTCAACCTGTATAGTGGCAAACTTATTACTACAAAAGCAGACATATGG GCCCTCGGCTGTTTGCTGTACAAGCTGTGTTACTTCACCTTGCCATTTGGGGAGAGTCAGGTGGCAATCTGTGACGGCAATTTCACCATTCCAGATAATTCTCGGCACTCACAAGACATGCACTGCCTCATCC GGTATATGCTTGAACCAGACCCTGATAAGAGACCTGATATTTATCAGGTCTCCTACTTTGCATTCAAATTGGCAAAGAAGGAATGCCCAGTCCAGAATGTCCAG AACTCTCCAATCCCTGCTAAACTCCCAGACCCGGTTAAAGCAAGTGAAGCTGCTGCAAAGAAGAGTCAACCAAAGGCCAG GCTGACAGATCCCATCCCTACAACAGAAACTTCCATAGCACCCCGCCAGAGACCTAAAGCAGGACAGACGCAACCCAACCCTGGTATTTTACCCATTCAGCCAGCCCTAACGCCCAGGAAGAGACCCACGGCTCAAGCAGCCATTCAGCCACAAG TTGCAGGACCTGGTGCCCTGGGCAGTGGTCAGCCTTCACTCCCTGCAAGCGTTCCCCAGCAAAAAGCAGCACCTCAGCAGGCTCCTGCACAGCCACAAGCCAAGCAGGCGCTGGCTCCGCAGCAGGCCTCGCAGGCACAGCCCCAGGTCCCTTCCACACAGCCTCAAGCTACACCTCAGCATCAGCAACAGCTTTTCttgaagcagcagcttctgcaacagcagcagcagcaacaggctGCCTattaccagcagcagcagatgatgCAAGCTCAGCAG TTCCCAGTGATGCAGCAAGGAGCgccggcacagcagcagctgatgcaAAACTAttaccagcagcagcaacagcagcaacagatgatggcccagcaggcagcaatgcagcagaagacagcagcagcagcagttcagcAAAAGCAACAAGCCCCGGCGCCACCGCAGCCCCAGGCCCAGCAAGGTGCAGCCCAGCCAGCGCCGCCACAGGAGCAAGTG ATGCAGGCGCAAATGAGGCAACAGCAAAAACCTCAAACTACACCCCCCCCAGCAGTGCAAGGGCAGAAGCTGGGCTCTCTCACCCCGCCATCCTCCCCCAAGACACAGCGTGCAGGACACAGGAGGATTCTGAGTGACGTGACCCACAGTGCAGTTTTCGGGGTTCCAGCCAGCAAGTccacccagctcctgcaggcgGCTGCTGCTGAAGCCAGTCTCAACAAGTCCAA ATCTGCTTCCACCACACCCTCGGGTTCCCCACGGACCTCACAGCAGAATGTCTATAACCCGCCCGATGTCTCCACATGGAATCCATTTGACGATGATAACTTCTCCAAACTCACAGCCGAGGAGCTGCTGAACAAGGACTTTGCAAAGCTAGGTGATG GGAAAGCTCCAGAAAAGATGGGCAGTTCCACAGAGAACTTGATTCCAGGTTTCCAGCCGGCCTCATCTGCAGCCCAAGGAGATGCATTTGGTGGCTCTTCCTTCACTGCTGGACCGG ctgaaaaaacaaaagacattCTGAGTTTGGACACTAGCCCTCCTCTTCTGACTGTGCCTGATCCTTTCATTCCTCTCCCACTATCCGACACGCCAG TTGACATCCGAAGAAAAGAACTCTGCTGTGTGCTCTGTTGA